Proteins found in one Coffea eugenioides isolate CCC68of chromosome 5, Ceug_1.0, whole genome shotgun sequence genomic segment:
- the LOC113770129 gene encoding probable glutathione S-transferase parA, with protein MAGDKVVLLDTHVSAFGMRVRIALAEKGIEYEYKEENLADKSPLLLEMNPVHKKIPVLIHNGKPVCESLIIVQYIDEVWHDKNPVLPSDPYRRAQARFWADFVDKKLYDAGWRLWATKGEEQEAAKKELIGTVKTLEGELGDKAYFGGEDFGYVDVALIPFYNWFYAYETCGNFKIECPKLVEWAKRCMQRETVSKSLADPHKIYEFVVSLKKKLGIE; from the exons ATGGCCGGCGACAAGGTGGTTCTGTTGGATACACATGTGAGCGCGTTTGGCATGAGGGTCCGAATAGCCCTGGCCGAGAAAGGCATCGAGTATGAATACAAAGAAGAAAACTTGGCTGACAAGAGCCCACTTCTTCTTGAGATGAACCCTGTTCACAAGAAAATCCCAGTTCTGATTCATAACGGAAAGCCTGTTTGCGAGTCCCTTATCATTGTTCAGTACATAGATGAAGTGTGGCATGACAAGAATCCCGTGCTCCCATCTGATCCTTACCGGAGAGCTCAAGCCAGGTTCTGGGCTGACTTCGTTGACAAAAAG CTTTATGATGCTGGATGGAGGCTTTGGGCCACAAAGGGAGAGGAACAGGAGGCAGCCAAAAAGGAACTCATAGGGACTGTGAAAACGCTGGAAGGAGAACTTGGAGACAAGGCTTACTTTGGAGGGGAAGACTTCGGATATGTGGATGTGGCCTTAATTCCTTTCTACAATTGGTTTTATGCCTATGAGACATGTGGGAATTTCAAGATTGAGTGTCCAAAGCTGGTGGAATGGGCCAAAAGATGCATGCAGAGGGAGACTGTGTCCAAGTCTCTTGCTGATCCTCACAAGATTTATGAATTTGTTGTGTCCTTGAAGAAGAAGCTTGGGATCGAATAA
- the LOC113770481 gene encoding probable sugar phosphate/phosphate translocator At3g14410, whose product MADPPKKAVSSGLVTYAYILLYIALSSGQIFFNKWVLSSKEINFPYPLGLTLLHMVFSSILCFVLTKVLKIMRVEEGMTLEIYLTSVVPIGAMFAMTLWLGNTAYLYISVAFAQMLKAIMPVAVFILGVAAGLEMMSCRMLLIMSVISFGVLVASYGEIDINWVGVVYQMGGVVGEALRLIFMEILVKRKGIKLNPISVMYYVSPCSALCLLIPWIFLEKPKMDDQGTWNFPPLILTLNSLCTFALNLSVFLVISHTSALTIRVAGVVKDWVVVLLSAILFADTKLTLINLFGYAIAIAGVAAYNNHKLKKEATQVSSNESQPPQLLPSVSSND is encoded by the exons ATGGCAGATCCACCCAAGAAAGCAGTCAGCAGCGGGTTGGTAACCTACGCTTACATTCTTCTTTATATTGCACTTTCCAGCGGCCAGATCTTCTTCAATAAG TGGGTTTTATCCTCAAAGGAAATAAACTTCCCATATCCCCTTGGATTGACTCTGCTTCACATGGTCTTCTCCTCTATCTTATGCTTCGTGcttacaaaagttctcaag ATTATGAGAGTTGAGGAAGGGATGACTCTTGAAAT ATATCTTACATCTGTCGTACCTATTGGTGCAATGTTCGCTATGACACTTTGGCTGGGAAACACTGCTTACCTTTATATATCTGTTGCATTTGCTCAGATGTTGAAAGCAATCA TGCCGGTTGCTGTTTTCATTCTTGGAGTGGCAGCAGGACTGGAAATGATGAGTTGTCGTATGCTTCTGATTATGTCAGTAATCAGTTTTGGTGTATTAGTCGCTTCTTACGGTGAAATAGATATCAACTGGGTTGGTGTTGTTTATCAAATGGGAGGTGTTGTTGGAGAGGCTTTGAGGCTTATATTCATGGAGATTCTGGTGAAAAGGAAGGGTATCAAACTAAATCCGATATCAGTTATGTACTATGTCAGCCCATGCAG TGCTCTTTGTCTCTTGATTCCCTGGATATTTTTAGAGAAGCCGAAGATGGACGATCAGGGGACGTGGAACTTCCCACCTCTTATATTGACTCTTAATTCTCTCTGTACCTTTGCTCTCAATCTCTCAGTGTTTCTCGTCATCTCGCATACAAGTGCTCTTACTATCCGTGTGGCTGGTGTTGTCAAAGATTGGGTGGTTGTCCTACTATCTGCAATTCTTTTTGCAGATACAAAGCTGACACTCATCAATCTGTTTGGTTATGCCATTG CTATTGCAGGTGTAGCTGCCTACAACAATCACAAGTTAAAAAAGGAAGCTACTCAAGTCAGCTCAAATGAGTCTCAACCACCTCAATTGCTTCCATCTGTGTCTTCCAATGACTGA
- the LOC113770378 gene encoding ubiquitin carboxyl-terminal hydrolase 25 isoform X1, translated as MAVLQMTWQPSSLNQKRKSGPPLGLKNLGNTCYLNSVLQCLTYTPPLANFCLKYQHSSSCDAAGVASDKKRECPFCILEKRIVRSLSIDSTLDSPLKINNCLRLFAEHFKHGRQEDAHEFLRYVIDACHNTCLRLKKLQLQRRKGGSCGESGNGNTIVKEIFGGALQSQVKCLSCGAESNKVDDIMDISLDILHSGSLKDALQRFFQPEILDGGNKYKCDSCKKLVAARKQMSILQAPNVLVIQLKRFEGIFGGKVDKPIAFEEVLVLSSYMYKGSQDLHPEYRLCGTIVHAGFSPDSGHYYAYIKDAMSRWYCCNDAYVTPSSLQEVLSEKAYILFFTRSKQRQPLVKTGLLANGLKSHESNGIDAILSKYNQSNGIDANGSKYNQSNGIDANGSKCHQSNGNDANRAKSHQLSGSDSNGSKFHQSNGSDANESKRHQSNGSDASESRRHQSNGNDASKILNSCQSEKVTKTKHVFDQHLETNNLTSSKVNKVPAGLSRKLSVSENSDTRKCPVNGGIKIIVHKKDFPATTSKSTTSTDTENNKNNAQTVTDGNGVGKVRRDEALYTANSGSSTVANGHCKIQNINGDSVEKGHKENHVRRDIMAVGRTHNQKEESNPDVKCHSDGSRLKRKSQDKDPCILLATDAQSCAKVEEFKKVIEKETSSVLASCGWSEEVYTFMRSRKKLCVGRAEYDASNVNQLKRLLIKDAKSAFISKIPESLKGRLIEHLVLFSKEKQPSIA; from the exons ATGGCCGTACTGCAAATGACGTGGCAGCCGAGCTCCCTCAATCAAAAACGCAAGTCTGGTCCACCTCTAGGGCTTAAAAACCTCGGCAACACTTGCTATCTTAACTCCGTTCTTCAGTGCCTCACCTACACCCCTCCCCTCGCCAATTTTTGCCTGAAGTACCAGCACTCCTCTTCTT GTGATGCAGCTGGGGTAGCATCGGACAAAAAGAGAGAGTGTCCATTTTGTATATTAGAGAAAAGGATTGTAAGGTCCCTGAGTATAGATTCAACTTTAGATTCACCATTGAAAATAAATAACTGTTTGAGACTTTTTGCTGAGCATTTTAAACATGGAAGGCAAGAGGATGCACATGAATTTTTGCGATATGTGATTGATGCTTGTCATAATACATGTTTGAGATTGAAAAAACTGCAGTTGCAGCGAAGGAAAGGTGGGAGTTGTGGGGAGAGTGGTAATGGAAATACCATAGTGAAAGAGATATTTGGAGGTGCTCTGCAGAGCCAAGTAAAGTGTTTGTCCTGTGGGGCAGAGTCAAATAAGGTGGACGATATCATGGATATCAGCCTCGATATCTTACATAGTGGGTCTCTCAAAGATGCTTTGCAGAGGTTTTTCCAGCCTGAGATTTTGGATGGTGGCAACAAGTACAAGTGTGATAG TTGTAAGAAATTGGTGGCAGCACGGAAGCAAATGTCTATACTTCAAGCACCAAATGTTCTTGTAATCCAGCTAAAG AGGTTTGAGGGTATTTTTGGTGGGAAGGTCGACAAGCCAATAGCTTTTGAGGAGGTTTTAGTGCTTTCCAGCTACATGTACAAAGGAAGCCAG GATCTTCATCCAGAGTATAGACTTTGTGGTACCATTGTGCATGCGGGCTTCTCTCCAGATTCTGGACATTATTATGCATATATAAAG GATGCTATGTCCCGCTGGTATTGCTGCAACGATGCTTATGTTACCCCTTCGAGCTTGCAGGAGGTTCTGTCGGAGAAGGCTTATATTCTTTTCTTCACCCGTTCTAAGCAAAGGCAGCCACTTGTCAAGACTGGTTTGCTGGCCAATGGATTGAAGTCTCATGAGTCGAATGGCATTGATGCCATCTTATCAAAGTACAATCAGTCGAATGGCATTGATGCTAATGGGTCAAAGTACAATCAGTCGAATGGCATTGATGCTAATGGGTCAAAGTGCCATCAGTCAAATGGCAACGATGCCAATAGGGCAAAGTCCCATCAGTTGAGTGGCAGTGATTCCAATGGGTCAAAGTTTCATCAATCAAATGGCAGTGATGCCAATGAGTCAAAGAGGCATCAATCTAATGGCAGTGATGCCAGTGAGTCGCGGAGACACCAATCTAATGGCAACGATGCATCCAAAATCTTGAACTCATGCCAATCAGAAAAAGTGACGAAGACAAAACATGTTTTTGATCAGCACTTGGAGACTAATAATCTGACCTCATCAAAGGTCAATAAGGTGCCTGCTGGACTTTCAAGGAAGTTGAGTGTCTCTGAAAATTCTGATACAAGAAAATGCCCTGTCAATGGTGGTATCAAAATAATTGTTCATAAAAAGGATTTCCCTGCAACAACTTCCAAGTCTACCACTTCTACTGATACAGAGAACAATAAAAACAATGCACAAACTGTGACCGATGGAAATGGTGTTGGCAAAGTTAGACGAGATGAAGCCTTATATACTGCCAATAGCGGATCTTCTACGGTGGCAAATGGTCACTGTAAGATTCAAAATATAAATGGTGATTCCGTAGAGAAAGGTCATAAAGAAAACCATGTTAGGAGGGATATCATGGCAGTAGGAAGAACTCATAACCAAAAAGAGGAGTCTAATCCAGATGTTAAATGCCATTCTGATGGCTCAAGGTTGAAAAGAAAGTCACAGGACAAAGATCCTTGTATTTTGCTCGCAACAGATGCTCAATCTTGTGCCAAGGTGGAGGAGTTCAAGAAAGT caTTGAGAAAGAGACTTCATCAGTGCTGGCATCATGTGGTTGGTCAGAAGAAGTTTACACTTTTATGCGTTCTCGGAAAAAGCTGTGTGTGGGACGAGCAGAATATGATGCATCAAATGTCAACCAATTGAA GAGGCTGTTGATAAAAGATGCCAAATCAGCTTTCATTTCAAAAATTCCCGAGTCGTTGAAGGGGAGGCTTATTGAACATCTAGTATTATTCAGCAAAGAGAAACAACCTTCTATTGCGTGA
- the LOC113770378 gene encoding ubiquitin carboxyl-terminal hydrolase 25 isoform X2, translated as MAVLQMTWQPSSLNQKRKSGPPLGLKNLGNTCYLNSVLQCLTYTPPLANFCLKYQHSSSCDAAGVASDKKRECPFCILEKRIVRSLSIDSTLDSPLKINNCLRLFAEHFKHGRQEDAHEFLRYVIDACHNTCLRLKKLQLQRRKGGSCGESGNGNTIVKEIFGGALQSQVKCLSCGAESNKVDDIMDISLDILHSGSLKDALQRFFQPEILDGGNKYKCDSCKKLVAARKQMSILQAPNVLVIQLKRFEGIFGGKVDKPIAFEEVLVLSSYMYKGSQDLHPEYRLCGTIVHAGFSPDSGHYYAYIKDAMSRWYCCNDAYVTPSSLQEVLSEKAYILFFTRSKQRQPLVKTGLLANGLKSHESNGIDAILSKYNQSNGIDANGSKCHQSNGNDANRAKSHQLSGSDSNGSKFHQSNGSDANESKRHQSNGSDASESRRHQSNGNDASKILNSCQSEKVTKTKHVFDQHLETNNLTSSKVNKVPAGLSRKLSVSENSDTRKCPVNGGIKIIVHKKDFPATTSKSTTSTDTENNKNNAQTVTDGNGVGKVRRDEALYTANSGSSTVANGHCKIQNINGDSVEKGHKENHVRRDIMAVGRTHNQKEESNPDVKCHSDGSRLKRKSQDKDPCILLATDAQSCAKVEEFKKVIEKETSSVLASCGWSEEVYTFMRSRKKLCVGRAEYDASNVNQLKRLLIKDAKSAFISKIPESLKGRLIEHLVLFSKEKQPSIA; from the exons ATGGCCGTACTGCAAATGACGTGGCAGCCGAGCTCCCTCAATCAAAAACGCAAGTCTGGTCCACCTCTAGGGCTTAAAAACCTCGGCAACACTTGCTATCTTAACTCCGTTCTTCAGTGCCTCACCTACACCCCTCCCCTCGCCAATTTTTGCCTGAAGTACCAGCACTCCTCTTCTT GTGATGCAGCTGGGGTAGCATCGGACAAAAAGAGAGAGTGTCCATTTTGTATATTAGAGAAAAGGATTGTAAGGTCCCTGAGTATAGATTCAACTTTAGATTCACCATTGAAAATAAATAACTGTTTGAGACTTTTTGCTGAGCATTTTAAACATGGAAGGCAAGAGGATGCACATGAATTTTTGCGATATGTGATTGATGCTTGTCATAATACATGTTTGAGATTGAAAAAACTGCAGTTGCAGCGAAGGAAAGGTGGGAGTTGTGGGGAGAGTGGTAATGGAAATACCATAGTGAAAGAGATATTTGGAGGTGCTCTGCAGAGCCAAGTAAAGTGTTTGTCCTGTGGGGCAGAGTCAAATAAGGTGGACGATATCATGGATATCAGCCTCGATATCTTACATAGTGGGTCTCTCAAAGATGCTTTGCAGAGGTTTTTCCAGCCTGAGATTTTGGATGGTGGCAACAAGTACAAGTGTGATAG TTGTAAGAAATTGGTGGCAGCACGGAAGCAAATGTCTATACTTCAAGCACCAAATGTTCTTGTAATCCAGCTAAAG AGGTTTGAGGGTATTTTTGGTGGGAAGGTCGACAAGCCAATAGCTTTTGAGGAGGTTTTAGTGCTTTCCAGCTACATGTACAAAGGAAGCCAG GATCTTCATCCAGAGTATAGACTTTGTGGTACCATTGTGCATGCGGGCTTCTCTCCAGATTCTGGACATTATTATGCATATATAAAG GATGCTATGTCCCGCTGGTATTGCTGCAACGATGCTTATGTTACCCCTTCGAGCTTGCAGGAGGTTCTGTCGGAGAAGGCTTATATTCTTTTCTTCACCCGTTCTAAGCAAAGGCAGCCACTTGTCAAGACTGGTTTGCTGGCCAATGGATTGAAGTCTCATGAGTCGAATGGCATTGATGCCATCTTATCAAAGTACAATCAGTCGAATGGCATTGATGCTAATGG GTCAAAGTGCCATCAGTCAAATGGCAACGATGCCAATAGGGCAAAGTCCCATCAGTTGAGTGGCAGTGATTCCAATGGGTCAAAGTTTCATCAATCAAATGGCAGTGATGCCAATGAGTCAAAGAGGCATCAATCTAATGGCAGTGATGCCAGTGAGTCGCGGAGACACCAATCTAATGGCAACGATGCATCCAAAATCTTGAACTCATGCCAATCAGAAAAAGTGACGAAGACAAAACATGTTTTTGATCAGCACTTGGAGACTAATAATCTGACCTCATCAAAGGTCAATAAGGTGCCTGCTGGACTTTCAAGGAAGTTGAGTGTCTCTGAAAATTCTGATACAAGAAAATGCCCTGTCAATGGTGGTATCAAAATAATTGTTCATAAAAAGGATTTCCCTGCAACAACTTCCAAGTCTACCACTTCTACTGATACAGAGAACAATAAAAACAATGCACAAACTGTGACCGATGGAAATGGTGTTGGCAAAGTTAGACGAGATGAAGCCTTATATACTGCCAATAGCGGATCTTCTACGGTGGCAAATGGTCACTGTAAGATTCAAAATATAAATGGTGATTCCGTAGAGAAAGGTCATAAAGAAAACCATGTTAGGAGGGATATCATGGCAGTAGGAAGAACTCATAACCAAAAAGAGGAGTCTAATCCAGATGTTAAATGCCATTCTGATGGCTCAAGGTTGAAAAGAAAGTCACAGGACAAAGATCCTTGTATTTTGCTCGCAACAGATGCTCAATCTTGTGCCAAGGTGGAGGAGTTCAAGAAAGT caTTGAGAAAGAGACTTCATCAGTGCTGGCATCATGTGGTTGGTCAGAAGAAGTTTACACTTTTATGCGTTCTCGGAAAAAGCTGTGTGTGGGACGAGCAGAATATGATGCATCAAATGTCAACCAATTGAA GAGGCTGTTGATAAAAGATGCCAAATCAGCTTTCATTTCAAAAATTCCCGAGTCGTTGAAGGGGAGGCTTATTGAACATCTAGTATTATTCAGCAAAGAGAAACAACCTTCTATTGCGTGA
- the LOC113770378 gene encoding ubiquitin carboxyl-terminal hydrolase 25 isoform X3, with product MYLFLCVFSSTSTRKLGRSDAAGVASDKKRECPFCILEKRIVRSLSIDSTLDSPLKINNCLRLFAEHFKHGRQEDAHEFLRYVIDACHNTCLRLKKLQLQRRKGGSCGESGNGNTIVKEIFGGALQSQVKCLSCGAESNKVDDIMDISLDILHSGSLKDALQRFFQPEILDGGNKYKCDSCKKLVAARKQMSILQAPNVLVIQLKRFEGIFGGKVDKPIAFEEVLVLSSYMYKGSQDLHPEYRLCGTIVHAGFSPDSGHYYAYIKDAMSRWYCCNDAYVTPSSLQEVLSEKAYILFFTRSKQRQPLVKTGLLANGLKSHESNGIDAILSKYNQSNGIDANGSKYNQSNGIDANGSKCHQSNGNDANRAKSHQLSGSDSNGSKFHQSNGSDANESKRHQSNGSDASESRRHQSNGNDASKILNSCQSEKVTKTKHVFDQHLETNNLTSSKVNKVPAGLSRKLSVSENSDTRKCPVNGGIKIIVHKKDFPATTSKSTTSTDTENNKNNAQTVTDGNGVGKVRRDEALYTANSGSSTVANGHCKIQNINGDSVEKGHKENHVRRDIMAVGRTHNQKEESNPDVKCHSDGSRLKRKSQDKDPCILLATDAQSCAKVEEFKKVIEKETSSVLASCGWSEEVYTFMRSRKKLCVGRAEYDASNVNQLKRLLIKDAKSAFISKIPESLKGRLIEHLVLFSKEKQPSIA from the exons ATGTACTTATTCCTTTGTGTATTTTCGTCAACATCGACCAGGAAGCTAGGTCGAA GTGATGCAGCTGGGGTAGCATCGGACAAAAAGAGAGAGTGTCCATTTTGTATATTAGAGAAAAGGATTGTAAGGTCCCTGAGTATAGATTCAACTTTAGATTCACCATTGAAAATAAATAACTGTTTGAGACTTTTTGCTGAGCATTTTAAACATGGAAGGCAAGAGGATGCACATGAATTTTTGCGATATGTGATTGATGCTTGTCATAATACATGTTTGAGATTGAAAAAACTGCAGTTGCAGCGAAGGAAAGGTGGGAGTTGTGGGGAGAGTGGTAATGGAAATACCATAGTGAAAGAGATATTTGGAGGTGCTCTGCAGAGCCAAGTAAAGTGTTTGTCCTGTGGGGCAGAGTCAAATAAGGTGGACGATATCATGGATATCAGCCTCGATATCTTACATAGTGGGTCTCTCAAAGATGCTTTGCAGAGGTTTTTCCAGCCTGAGATTTTGGATGGTGGCAACAAGTACAAGTGTGATAG TTGTAAGAAATTGGTGGCAGCACGGAAGCAAATGTCTATACTTCAAGCACCAAATGTTCTTGTAATCCAGCTAAAG AGGTTTGAGGGTATTTTTGGTGGGAAGGTCGACAAGCCAATAGCTTTTGAGGAGGTTTTAGTGCTTTCCAGCTACATGTACAAAGGAAGCCAG GATCTTCATCCAGAGTATAGACTTTGTGGTACCATTGTGCATGCGGGCTTCTCTCCAGATTCTGGACATTATTATGCATATATAAAG GATGCTATGTCCCGCTGGTATTGCTGCAACGATGCTTATGTTACCCCTTCGAGCTTGCAGGAGGTTCTGTCGGAGAAGGCTTATATTCTTTTCTTCACCCGTTCTAAGCAAAGGCAGCCACTTGTCAAGACTGGTTTGCTGGCCAATGGATTGAAGTCTCATGAGTCGAATGGCATTGATGCCATCTTATCAAAGTACAATCAGTCGAATGGCATTGATGCTAATGGGTCAAAGTACAATCAGTCGAATGGCATTGATGCTAATGGGTCAAAGTGCCATCAGTCAAATGGCAACGATGCCAATAGGGCAAAGTCCCATCAGTTGAGTGGCAGTGATTCCAATGGGTCAAAGTTTCATCAATCAAATGGCAGTGATGCCAATGAGTCAAAGAGGCATCAATCTAATGGCAGTGATGCCAGTGAGTCGCGGAGACACCAATCTAATGGCAACGATGCATCCAAAATCTTGAACTCATGCCAATCAGAAAAAGTGACGAAGACAAAACATGTTTTTGATCAGCACTTGGAGACTAATAATCTGACCTCATCAAAGGTCAATAAGGTGCCTGCTGGACTTTCAAGGAAGTTGAGTGTCTCTGAAAATTCTGATACAAGAAAATGCCCTGTCAATGGTGGTATCAAAATAATTGTTCATAAAAAGGATTTCCCTGCAACAACTTCCAAGTCTACCACTTCTACTGATACAGAGAACAATAAAAACAATGCACAAACTGTGACCGATGGAAATGGTGTTGGCAAAGTTAGACGAGATGAAGCCTTATATACTGCCAATAGCGGATCTTCTACGGTGGCAAATGGTCACTGTAAGATTCAAAATATAAATGGTGATTCCGTAGAGAAAGGTCATAAAGAAAACCATGTTAGGAGGGATATCATGGCAGTAGGAAGAACTCATAACCAAAAAGAGGAGTCTAATCCAGATGTTAAATGCCATTCTGATGGCTCAAGGTTGAAAAGAAAGTCACAGGACAAAGATCCTTGTATTTTGCTCGCAACAGATGCTCAATCTTGTGCCAAGGTGGAGGAGTTCAAGAAAGT caTTGAGAAAGAGACTTCATCAGTGCTGGCATCATGTGGTTGGTCAGAAGAAGTTTACACTTTTATGCGTTCTCGGAAAAAGCTGTGTGTGGGACGAGCAGAATATGATGCATCAAATGTCAACCAATTGAA GAGGCTGTTGATAAAAGATGCCAAATCAGCTTTCATTTCAAAAATTCCCGAGTCGTTGAAGGGGAGGCTTATTGAACATCTAGTATTATTCAGCAAAGAGAAACAACCTTCTATTGCGTGA
- the LOC113769984 gene encoding probable glutathione S-transferase: MADELIVLDHEYSPPANRVIIALKEKGIAFVSKQEDLPNKKSSLLLEMNPVHKQIPVLIHNGKPICESLIIVEYIDEVWNDKSPLLPTDPHDRAHSKFWADYIDKKIYTSGRPVLTTKGETQAAAMKELISSLKVLDAELGDKPYFGGKTFGITDIALIPYYSWFYALEKFGNLKMNEECPKLVAWGERCMQRESVSTTLHNLYETCDFLLELRKKLGVE; this comes from the exons ATGGCTGATGAACTGATTGTGTTGGACCACGAATATAGTCCTCCTGCTAACAGGGTAATAATTGCATTGAAAGAAAAGGGCATAGCCTTCGTGTCCAAACAAGAAGATTTGCCGAATAAGAAGAGTTCATTGCTCTTAGAAATGAACCCGGTGCATAAACAGATCCCTGTCCTAATTCACAATGGGAAGCCGATTTGTGAATCCCTCATCATTGTTGAATACATTGATGAAGTCTGGAACGACAAATCTCCTTTGCTGCCAACTGATCCTCATGACCGAGCTCACTCAAAGTTCTGGGCTGATTATATAGACAAAAAG ATCTATACTTCTGGAAGACCAGTGTTGACAACCAAGGGTGAAACCCAGGCAGCAGCCATGAAAGAGCTAATAAGCAGCCTCAAAGTATTGGATGCAGAGCTTGGAGACAAACCTTACTTTGGGGGAAAGACTTTTGGCATCACAGATATTGCCCTTATACCCTACTACAGCTGGTTTTATGCACTGGAGAAGTTTGGAAACCTGAAGATGAATGAGGAGTGCCCAAAACTTGTTGCATGGGGTGAAAGGTGCATGCAGAGGGAGAGTGTGTCCACAACTCTGCATAATCTGTACGAGACTTGTGACTTCCTGTTGGAGCTAAGAAAGAAGCTTGGAGTTGAGTGA
- the LOC113769985 gene encoding probable glutathione S-transferase, with product MADEVILLDHAYSPPAVRVRIALKEKGIAFESKQEDFSNKSSLLLEMNPVHKQIPVLIHNGKPICESLIIVGYIDEVWNEKSPLLPTDPHDRAHSKFWADYIDKKIYTLGRAVWTAKGETHAAAKKDLISSLKILEAELGDKPYFGGKTFGITDIALIPYYSWFYTLEKFGNLKMNEECPKLVAWGERCMQRESVSTTLHNQYETYDFILELRKKLGVE from the exons ATGGCTGATGAAGTGATTCTGTTGGACCATGCATATAGTCCTCCTGCTGTCAGGGTCAGAATTGCATTGAAAGAAAAGGGCATAGCCTTCGAGTCCAAACAAGAAGATTTTTCGAATAAGAGTTCATTGCTCTTAGAAATGAACCCGGTGCATAAACAGATCCCTGTCCTAATTCACAACGGGAAGCCAATTTGTGAATCCCTCATCATTGTTGGATACATTGATGAAGTCTGGAATGAAAAATCTCCTTTGCTGCCAACTGATCCTCATGACCGAGCTCACTCAAAGTTCTGGGCTGATTATATAGACAAAAAG ATTTATACCCTTGGAAGAGCAGTGTGGACAGCCAAGGGTGAAACCCATGCAGCAGCAAAGAAAGATCTCATAAGCAGCCTGAAAATATTGGAAGCAGAGCTTGGAGACAAACCTTACTTTGGGGGAAAGACTTTTGGCATCACAGATATTGCCCTTATTCCCTATTACAGCTGGTTTTATACATTGGAGAAGTTTGGAAACCTGAAGATGAATGAGGAGTGCCCAAAACTTGTTGCATGGGGTGAAAGGTGCATGCAGAGGGAGAGTGTGTCCACAACTCTGCATAATCAGTATGAGACTTATGACTTCATTTTGGAGCTAAGGAAGAAGCTTGGAGTTGAGTGA
- the LOC113770457 gene encoding peroxisomal (S)-2-hydroxy-acid oxidase-like, translating to MGEITNVTEYQAIAKQKLPKMVYDYYASGAEDEWTLAENRNAFSRILFRPRILIDVSRIDMTTTILGFKISMPIMIAPTAMHKMAHPEGEYATARAASAAGTIMTLSSWATSSVEEVASTGPGIRFFQIYVFRDRNIVAQFVRRAERAGFKAIALTVDLPRGGRREADIKNRFTLPPFLTLKNFEGLDLGKMDKADDSGLISYAAGQTDRTLTWKDFKWLQTITSMPILVKGVLTAEDARIAVQNGAAGIIVSNHGARQLDYVPATIMALEEVVKAAQGRVPVFLDGGVRRGTDVFKALALGASGIFIGRPVVFSLAAEGEAGVRKVLQMLREEFELTMALSGCRSLSEITRNHIVTDWDVPRLLPPARL from the exons ATGGGGGAGATTACCAACGTCACGGAATATCAGGCAATTGCCAAGCAGAAGTTGCCAAAGATGGTATACGATTACTATGCATCAGGTGCAGAGGATGAATGGACTCTGGCGGAGAATAGAAACGCTTTCTCCAGAATTTT ATTTAGGCCACGGATTCTAATTGATGTGAGCAGGATTGACATGACCACCACCATCTTGGGATTTAAGATTTCAATGCCCATCATGATTGCCCCAACTGCCATGCACAAAATGGCTCATCCTGAAG GTGAATATGCAACTGCAAGAGCTGCATCAGCTGCAGGAACAATTATG ACGTTGTCATCATGGGCTACTTCCAGTGTTGAAGAGGTTGCATCAACAGGACCAGGCATCCGgttttttcaaatttat GTCTTCAGGGACAGGAATATTGTTGCTCAGTTTGTGCGAAGAGCTGAAAGGGCAGGTTTTAAGGCTATAGCCCTTACTGTTGACCTACCTAGAGGGGGACGCAGAGAAGCAGATATCAAGAATCG ATTTACTTTGCCACCATTTTTGACATTGAAGAACTTCGAGGGATTAGACCTTGGCAAGATGGACAAA GCAGATGACTCTGGATTAATTTCATATGCTGCTGGTCAAACTGATCGCACTCTAACTTGGAAG GATTTCAAGTGGCTCCAGACCATCACTTCAATGCCCATCCTTGTGAAGGGTGTCCTTACTGCTGAAGATG CAAGAATAGCTGTCCAGAATGGAGCAGCTGGCATCATTGTATCCAATCATGGTGCCCGTCAACTTGATTATGTTCCTGCAACTATTATGGCTTTGGAAGAG GTTGTGAAAGCTGCACAGGGTCGTGTGCCAGTGTTCTTGGATGGAGGGGTCCGTCGTGGCACTGATGTCTTCAAGGCCTTAGCCCTTGGAGCTTCTGGCATATTC ATTGGAAGACCTGTGGTTTTCTCCTTGGCTGCAGAAGGAGAAGCTGGAGTTAGAAAAGTACTTCAGATGCTGCGTGAGGAATTTGAGCTAACCATGGCGTTGAGCGGCTGCCGGTCACTCTCGGAGATTACTCGCAACCACATTGTCACCGACTGGGATGTTCCACGCCTTCTTCCTCCAGCAAGGCTTTGA